The Ruania halotolerans genome contains the following window.
GCACCAGGACGGGAAGCGCCAGGTGCGCGACGGCGTCGAAGAAGCCCACCGGATCACCGTTGAGTACGAAATCGATCGTGTAGAGCCCGGTGATCCGCGGTGGCGGATTGAGATGTGGCGACAGTCGACCAGATCCGGGTGCGATGCCCAGGCGCAGGAAGAACAGGTGGTAGGCCATGATTGCCAACCAGAACATCGGCACGCTCAGCCCGATGAGGGAGACCACCCGGATCACCTGATCACTCACCCGGCCGCGGCGGTGTGCTGCCAGCGTTCCGAGCGCCAGTGCGACGGCCAGGCTCAGCACGATCGCGCAGAGCGCTACCTCCACGCTCGCCGGGATCGCCACGGACAGATCCTCGAGCACGGGCCTACCGGTCTGGATGGAGGTACCGAGATCACCTTGGGTGAGGTTGCCGAGATAGATCAGGTACCGCTCCGGCAAAGACCGGTCCAGCCCGTACCGCTCCACGTAGGCGGCCACCGTCGCCGGATTCGACGCCGCGCCCTCGCCGAGGGCGGCGGCGATCGGATCCCCGGGCACCAATGTGGTGAGAGTGAACGTCACGAGGGTGACCCCGATGAGCAACAGCACTGATGTTCCGAGCCGGCGCAGCAGATACCCAGTCAGCGGAGAACGTGTGCGAGCGCGGCGAGGTGTCGTCGAGGTCATGGGCACTCTCGTGCTCAGTTCGCCGGCGCGAGCAACCGGATGTCGAGCGTCCAGGTGGAGTTGTACTCGACGTTGGCGACCGAGCCGTCGCCGGCCAGGTTCACCCCGGGCACCACCAACGGCACGAACGGTCCGTCCTCCTGCATCGCGGCGGCATAGGCGCTCATCGCCTGCTCCCGCTC
Protein-coding sequences here:
- a CDS encoding ABC transporter permease, whose translation is MTSTTPRRARTRSPLTGYLLRRLGTSVLLLIGVTLVTFTLTTLVPGDPIAAALGEGAASNPATVAAYVERYGLDRSLPERYLIYLGNLTQGDLGTSIQTGRPVLEDLSVAIPASVEVALCAIVLSLAVALALGTLAAHRRGRVSDQVIRVVSLIGLSVPMFWLAIMAYHLFFLRLGIAPGSGRLSPHLNPPPRITGLYTIDFVLNGDPVGFFDAVAHLALPVLVLSLFTIGLLTRFVRTSVLEVLGSDYVRAARAKGLPRRRVIGAYVLRGAALPILTVAGVAFGILLSGTVLVEAVFAWPGLGTYAYNSAIALDLPGVMGVGLVVGVIYLVINFVVDLLYGVLDPRVRLA